In Rosa chinensis cultivar Old Blush chromosome 1, RchiOBHm-V2, whole genome shotgun sequence, a genomic segment contains:
- the LOC112203016 gene encoding uncharacterized protein LOC112203016 has product MVQARKPSLIFLSETLARKNLIDSLTVRLGFKGGFCVPHETDSQGLALFWRESTHVVIRSYSPNHIDAEIGKPGTDLWRFTGIYGVAARGGRDRTWSLIRTLAAQQCSLPWLMAGDFNEVLSSADKSGGPPRSAAAMARFRQTMSVCGFIDMGFVGGRFTWSNRYTKERLDRGFQTAQWRSRFPFSRVVTLSPSESDHSPLLIEVSAARLPNNRWVRRFRFEEAWFGREECSTIIKQEWARPTTGNALKQLGQKIKGAGKRLMSWHKTDFDKQKVEMRIIQEKLHDIMRLPFSPEQFEEQRQLHVRYSQLLTQQEKYWRQREWQTAATEIQRLLMQYYTEIFSTGGTDSTAISEIIGATSTKVTSSMNAELVMPYSDEEIKRALFQMHPSKSPGPDGMTPFFFQKYWNIVSNDVCTAVRTLLEQGEMWPESNFTHLCLIPKVKDPKNATQFRPIALCNVICRISSKVMANRLKLVLPEIISPLQSAYVPGRLISDNTLVATEAAHFMHKLRLQETGFFSLKLDISKAYDRLEWNFLSAILKKLGFGQQWIDTVMLCVTSVTYSILVHGEPTPQIIPSRGIRQGDPLSPYLFILCSEGLSALISKAVSTNVIQGITMCPRAPTLHHLLFADDSILFGTATREECSNFKKILDTYEKASGQKVNFEKSSVVFSNNVAPDTQVALAALLGVKCVKEHDRYLGLPMRIGKSKTAIFAYLKERLTKKLVSWKAKILSSAGKEILIKAVAQTMPLYAMNCYLLPKGLCDDIHQLCASFFWGDTDDRKRIHWRSWERLCLTKQEGGMGFKNIYAYNLAMLAKQGWRLITNPDSLIAQLYKARYFPNCSFWEAELGDSPSFSWRSIIQGRSTLHAGVKWRIGDGRQVHIWQDNWVPNCHKYLIQKPAECNVLHVSDLIETETRQWKTALIRNTFHPEVA; this is encoded by the exons ATGGTACAAGCTAGGAAACCTAGTCTGATTTTTCTTTCAGAAACCCTAGCCAGGAAGAATTTGATTGACTCTCTCACGGTTAGACTCGGTTTCAAGGGGGGTTTTTGTGTCCCTCATGAGACGGACTCTCAAGGACTGGCTCTATTTTGGAGAGAGAGTACTCATGTGGTCATTCGATCGTACTCTCCTAACCACATTGATGCGGAGATTGGGAAGCCGGGAACAGACCTGTGGAGATTCACCGGCATATATGGGGTTGCAGCGAGAGGAGGTAGAGATCGTACTTGGTCTCTTATTCGAACCCTAGCTGCGCAGCAATGTTCTTTGCCATGGTTAATGGCAGGGGACTTCAATGAGGTTCTGTCCTCAGCTGACAAGTCGGGGGGACCGCCTCGGTCTGCTGCAGCCATGGCCAGATTCAGGCAAACCATGTCAGTCTGTGGTTTCATTGACATGGGTTTTGTGGGAGGACGTTTCACTTGGTCCAATAGGTATACGAAGGAAAGACTTGATCGGGGATTCCAGACAGCTCAGTGGAGAAGCAGATTTCCGTTTAGCCGAGTAGTCACATTATCTCCGTCTGAGTCGGATCACAGTCCGCTTCTAATTGAAGTCAGTGCGGCGAGGTTGCCAAACAATAGATGGGTGCGACGCTTTCGTTTTGAGGAAGCGTGGTTTGGCAGAGAGGAATGCTCTACTATCATCAAACAAGAATGGGCAAGGCCAACTACGGGAAATGCCCTAAAGCAATTGGGGCAGAAAATTAAGGGTGCCGGCAAAAGGCTGATGAGTTGGCACAAAACTGATTTTGATAAGCAGAAGGTAGAAATGCGTATCATCCAGGAGAAACTCCATGATATTATGAGGCTGCCTTTTTCTCCTGAGCAGTTTGAGGAACAACGACAACTACATGTTCGCTATAGTCAACTActtactcaacaagaaaagTACTGGCGACAAC GGGAATGGCAAACTGCGGCTACTGAAATTCAGAGACTACTTATGCAGTATTATACTGAGATCTTTTCCACTGGGGGGACAGATTCTACGGCTATCTCGGAAATAATTGGGGCTACCTCTACCAAGGTAACCAGCTCGATGAATGCGGAGCTTGTCATGCCTTACTCTGATGAAGAAATCAAACGGGCCCTTTTCCAAATGCATCCGTCTAAAAGCCCCGGCCCTGACGGTATGACCCCATTCTTCTTTCAGAAATATTGGAATATTGTCAGCAATGATGTGTGTACTGCAGTTAGAACCTTGTTGGAACAAGGAGAGATGTGGCCTGAATCCAACTTTACGCATCTCTGTTTAATACCAAAGGTGAAGGACCCTAAAAATGCAACCCAGTTTCGGCCAATTGCACTCTGTAATGTGATTTGCAGAATTAGCTCAAAGGTGATGGCTAATAGGCTAAAGTTGGTACTCCCGGAGATTATCTCCCCTTTACAGAGTGCGTATGTTCCGGGTAGACTCATCTCAGACAATACGCTAGTTGCTACGGAGGCCGCCCACTTTATGCACAAATTACGACTACAGGAAACAGGCTTTTTCTCCTTGAAGTTGGATATTAGTAAGGCTTATGACAGGTTAGAATGGAATTTTTTATCAGCTATTCTCAAAAAATTGGGCTTTGGTCAACAATGGATTGATACTGTTATGCTTTGTGTCACTTCTGTAACATACTCCATTTTAGTGCATGGAGAGCCAACTCCGCAAATTATCCCCTCTCGAGGTATAAGACAGGGAGACCCGCTATCACCGTATTTATTCATTCTGTGTAGTGAGGGTTTATCTGCATTAATCTCTAAAGCAGTCAGCACCAATGTCATTCAGGGAATTACTATGTGTCCACGGGCTCCTACATTGCATCACCTTCTCTTTGCAGATGACAGTATTTTATTTGGCACGGCCACGAGGGAGGAATGCTCAAATTTCAAGAAAATCCTCGACACGTATGAGAAAGCCTCAGGtcaaaaagtcaattttgagAAAAGTAGTGTTGTTTTTAGTAATAATGTTGCACCAGATACTCAAGTGGCACTAGCTGCACTTTTGGGAGTGAAATGTGTGAAAGAGCATGACAGGTACCTTGGCCTACCTATGAGAATTGGAAAGTCCAAGACGGCTATTTTTGCTTACCTTAAAGAGCGACTCACTAAGAAGCTTGTAAGTTGGAAAGCTAAAATTCTCAGCTCTGCTGGTAAAGAAATCTTGATTAAGGCAGTAGCGCAAACTATGCCTCTCTATGCCATGAATTGCTACTTACTGCCAAAGGGTTTATGTGATGACATACATCAATTATGTGCCTCTTTCTTTTGGGGTGACACGGATGACAGGAAGAGGATTCATTGGCGCAGTTGGGAACGACTTTGCCTTACCAAGCAGGAAGGGGGCATGGGTTTTAAGAATATATATGCTTACAATTTAGCCATGCTTGCTAAACAGGGCTGGAGGCTAATTACAAATCCGGACTCATTGATTGCACAGTTGTACAAGGCCAGGTATTTTCCAAACTGTTCCTTTTGGGAGGCTGAGCTAGGGGACTCTCCCTCATTCTCATGGAGGAGTATAATACAAGGCAGGTCCACTCTTCATGCGGGGGTTAAATGGCGCATTGGGGATGGAAGGCAGGTTCACATTTGGCAAGATAATTGGGTGCCCAATTGTCATAAATATCTGATTCAAAAGCCTGCAGAATGTAATGTATTGCATGTTTCAGACCTTATTGAAACTGAAACAAGACAATGGAAAACTGCACTCATTCGGAATACATTTCACCCTGAGGTGGCTTGA